A part of Paenibacillus sp. IHBB 10380 genomic DNA contains:
- a CDS encoding undecaprenyl-diphosphate phosphatase: MDTITAIILGIVEGITEFIPVSSTGHMILTSKLLGHDDQSEIMKTFEIVIQLGAILAIAMVYWRRILNLLGLNRKTSVNAARSGSKLNLIHVILGIAPALIVAFFARDFIKSLFNANTVVWALVAGGIFMIFAEWYNKSKVTVTAEDMDEMTYKQALSIGMFQIISVLWPGFSRSGSTISGGMISGVSYKASADFSFLIAIPIMCAASGYELLDAYKYFNSTTIGYFAIGFLISFVVAYVVVLAFMKLIQKIRLTHFAIYRFVLAAVFWIFILN; this comes from the coding sequence ATGGATACAATTACAGCAATTATTCTGGGTATTGTTGAGGGAATAACGGAGTTTATTCCTGTTTCTTCAACAGGCCATATGATTCTAACATCCAAATTATTAGGGCACGACGATCAATCAGAGATTATGAAAACATTTGAGATTGTCATTCAATTAGGAGCAATACTGGCCATTGCCATGGTGTATTGGCGCCGGATTCTGAACCTCCTAGGTTTGAATCGTAAAACATCTGTGAACGCTGCAAGATCAGGTTCTAAGCTGAATTTGATTCATGTTATTTTAGGGATTGCACCCGCACTTATTGTCGCCTTTTTTGCACGAGATTTTATTAAAAGCTTATTTAATGCGAATACAGTCGTGTGGGCGCTTGTTGCAGGTGGTATATTCATGATTTTTGCAGAATGGTATAATAAATCAAAGGTGACTGTAACAGCTGAAGATATGGATGAGATGACTTATAAACAAGCTTTGTCTATTGGGATGTTTCAAATTATTTCGGTGCTGTGGCCAGGGTTCTCACGTTCAGGATCTACCATTTCAGGAGGTATGATTAGTGGGGTTAGTTACAAAGCATCGGCGGACTTTTCCTTTTTAATTGCTATTCCTATTATGTGCGCTGCTTCTGGTTATGAATTACTTGATGCTTATAAATATTTCAATAGCACGACTATCGGTTATTTTGCAATTGGATTTCTCATTTCATTTGTCGTTGCTTACGTTGTAGTATTGGCTTTCATGAAACTTATTCAAAAGATTAGACTCACTCACTTTGCAATATATAGATTTGTGCTTGCAGCCGTATTTTGGATTTTTATATTGAACTAA
- a CDS encoding spore coat associated protein CotJA, whose translation MKSINDGVSNPKEDVCLNPQERRYKPFVSPFDPCPPLPFKSYVVPPNQYVVFQPSDLPQYSLPEALRLGTLWPAYYSPYTSRRTQRGGEVDGTHIL comes from the coding sequence ATGAAGAGTATAAACGATGGAGTTAGCAACCCAAAGGAGGACGTCTGCTTGAACCCTCAGGAACGTAGGTATAAACCCTTTGTCAGTCCGTTTGATCCATGCCCACCATTGCCATTTAAGAGTTATGTAGTTCCACCCAACCAGTACGTTGTTTTTCAGCCATCTGATTTACCGCAATACAGTCTGCCGGAAGCGTTAAGGTTAGGAACATTGTGGCCTGCCTACTACAGTCCATATACTTCTAGACGCACACAAAGAGGGGGAGAAGTCGATGGAACCCACATTTTGTGA
- a CDS encoding manganese catalase family protein, translated as MWVYEKKLQYPVRVSKCDPQMAKYLSEQYGGADGELAAALRYLNQRYTIPDKVIGLLTDIGTEEFAHLEMIATMIYKLTKDATVEELKAAGLGAHYAAHDSALFYENASGVPFTAAYIQAKGDPLADLYEDIAAEEKARATYQWLIDMTDDVDLQDSLKFLREREIIHAIRFREAVEMIKDDRQQQKVF; from the coding sequence ATGTGGGTTTATGAGAAGAAGTTACAATATCCAGTTCGAGTTAGTAAATGTGATCCTCAGATGGCAAAATATTTGTCAGAACAGTACGGCGGAGCTGATGGAGAACTGGCTGCTGCACTACGTTATTTGAATCAACGGTACACTATCCCAGATAAGGTTATCGGACTTTTGACGGATATTGGTACGGAGGAATTCGCCCATCTCGAGATGATAGCCACGATGATCTACAAGCTAACTAAAGATGCGACAGTGGAAGAGTTAAAAGCGGCAGGACTTGGCGCCCATTATGCCGCTCATGACAGTGCACTATTCTATGAGAATGCAAGCGGGGTTCCCTTCACGGCTGCCTACATTCAAGCCAAAGGTGATCCGCTGGCCGATCTTTATGAAGATATAGCCGCCGAAGAGAAGGCTCGTGCTACATATCAGTGGCTGATCGACATGACCGATGATGTAGATTTGCAGGATAGTTTGAAGTTTCTACGAGAGCGTGAGATTATCCATGCGATTCGGTTTAGAGAAGCGGTAGAGATGATTAAGGACGATCGGCAGCAGCAGAAGGTGTTCTGA
- a CDS encoding hemolysin family protein, translating to MHEFAFGQLALNLFLVLLLVSLNGIFVAAEFSLVKMRQTRLTQLVSEGNRLADYALKVNNKLDAYLSATQFGITLSSLGLGWIGEPAISELLVEPIMYKLGVVDTTLITTVSVTIGFGIITFLHIVLGELAPKSIAIQRTEQTALLLSAPLMFFYKVLFPFIWVLNASANALLRLVGIHPASELEAAHSEEEIRILMNQSARSGVIDKDEMKLMDNIFEFSDLLAREVMLPRTDMICLYANISFEDNLKIITETRHSRYPVAVEDKDHIVGFIHITDLLLADEEHQANILSMVRPILNVPESMEISHVLRLMQKKHSQLTLVVDEYGGTAGMLTAEEILEEIVGELYDEFEDERPDVEINGDQISVDGRMMIEDVNDLTGVIIEDHEVNSIGGWLFKELEGNPSKGMKVRVGNMIFMVGESTRLRVTRVTIQRAPKMDDTIEEEPIVD from the coding sequence TTGCATGAGTTTGCATTCGGACAACTAGCATTAAATTTATTTCTAGTACTGCTGCTTGTATCTCTAAATGGGATATTCGTTGCAGCCGAGTTTTCACTTGTGAAAATGCGCCAAACTCGACTGACACAGCTCGTTAGTGAAGGAAATCGTTTAGCAGATTATGCGCTTAAAGTAAATAATAAGCTGGACGCATACTTATCTGCGACTCAATTCGGAATCACACTCAGCTCATTGGGTCTTGGATGGATTGGAGAACCCGCAATCTCCGAGCTTTTGGTCGAACCCATCATGTATAAGCTGGGTGTTGTAGATACAACGTTAATTACAACTGTATCTGTAACCATTGGTTTTGGTATCATTACATTTTTACATATCGTTCTTGGAGAATTAGCGCCTAAGTCGATTGCAATTCAGAGAACAGAACAGACAGCTCTGTTGCTGTCTGCCCCTCTGATGTTCTTCTATAAGGTATTATTCCCATTTATATGGGTGTTGAATGCCTCAGCTAATGCCCTTTTACGTCTTGTAGGCATTCATCCTGCTAGTGAGCTCGAAGCAGCGCATTCCGAGGAAGAGATTCGTATTTTGATGAATCAGAGTGCTCGAAGTGGTGTGATTGATAAGGATGAAATGAAGCTAATGGACAATATCTTTGAATTTTCAGATTTGTTAGCGAGAGAGGTTATGCTTCCACGGACAGATATGATCTGCTTATATGCTAACATTAGCTTTGAAGATAATTTGAAAATCATTACAGAAACAAGACACTCAAGATATCCTGTTGCTGTTGAAGATAAGGATCACATTGTGGGTTTCATACATATCACAGATCTATTGTTGGCAGATGAAGAGCATCAAGCTAATATCTTATCCATGGTTCGACCGATACTAAATGTGCCAGAATCGATGGAGATCAGTCATGTGCTTCGCTTAATGCAGAAGAAGCACTCGCAGCTGACACTTGTGGTGGATGAATATGGAGGTACAGCAGGGATGCTAACGGCTGAGGAAATATTAGAGGAGATCGTTGGAGAACTCTATGATGAATTCGAAGACGAACGACCTGACGTGGAGATTAATGGTGATCAGATTTCCGTCGATGGACGAATGATGATTGAAGATGTTAATGATCTGACAGGTGTTATCATTGAGGATCATGAGGTGAACTCCATCGGAGGGTGGCTGTTCAAAGAGCTGGAAGGGAATCCTTCTAAGGGGATGAAAGTACGGGTAGGAAATATGATATTCATGGTTGGGGAATCTACTCGTCTTCGGGTGACACGCGTGACTATACAACGAGCTCCCAAGATGGATGATACCATCGAAGAAGAACCTATAGTGGATTAG
- a CDS encoding spore coat protein CotJB, with the protein MEPTFCDKQYYEWLEQLQVVDFALVELNLFLDTHPNDLKSIEQFNQLVQERKKLAKQFQEVYGPLQNFGRAFSKYPWEWSQSPWPWQV; encoded by the coding sequence ATGGAACCCACATTTTGTGATAAGCAGTATTATGAGTGGTTGGAGCAACTCCAAGTGGTAGATTTCGCACTTGTTGAACTCAATTTATTCTTGGATACGCATCCCAATGATCTTAAAAGTATTGAGCAATTTAATCAACTTGTCCAAGAACGTAAAAAATTAGCAAAGCAATTTCAAGAAGTATATGGTCCTCTTCAGAATTTCGGTCGTGCTTTTTCTAAATATCCATGGGAATGGTCACAAAGTCCTTGGCCTTGGCAAGTTTAG
- a CDS encoding molybdenum cofactor biosynthesis protein yields MQITIRLFAGLAENIGTSLLKYNILELPITTDQLKSVLSVAYPQAASQITASFVAINQEYAMGHALITDNDEIALIPPVSGGDGQVQPPVNQSSLDGMYVITDIPLSIEEVTTKVLSNNHGANLLFVGTTREMTGDQRTVHLEYEAYIPMALSTLENIGKEMQVKWPSIQCAISHRVGTVNIKEISVIIAVSTSHRDICYEASRYAIERLKQSVPIWKKEIWDDDGSQWKGPQGHWDPTSSSKY; encoded by the coding sequence ATGCAAATTACAATTAGACTCTTTGCAGGTCTAGCTGAGAATATAGGGACCTCTTTATTGAAATATAACATCTTAGAGCTACCGATTACCACTGATCAACTCAAATCAGTACTATCTGTAGCCTACCCACAAGCCGCTTCTCAAATCACAGCATCATTTGTCGCTATCAATCAAGAATATGCAATGGGTCATGCCCTCATTACTGACAACGATGAGATTGCTTTGATCCCTCCAGTCTCTGGCGGGGATGGACAAGTACAACCGCCTGTTAACCAAAGCTCCCTAGATGGCATGTACGTTATTACAGATATTCCTCTTTCTATAGAAGAGGTAACGACTAAAGTATTAAGTAATAACCATGGAGCCAACCTCTTATTCGTCGGCACTACAAGAGAAATGACAGGCGATCAACGTACCGTTCATTTGGAGTATGAGGCCTATATTCCAATGGCACTTAGTACGTTAGAGAACATAGGCAAAGAGATGCAGGTAAAGTGGCCTAGTATTCAATGTGCCATCTCACATAGAGTGGGCACTGTTAATATTAAAGAGATTAGTGTTATTATTGCTGTCTCTACAAGCCATAGAGATATCTGCTACGAAGCGAGTCGATATGCCATCGAACGATTGAAGCAATCAGTCCCCATCTGGAAGAAGGAAATCTGGGATGATGATGGGTCACAATGGAAAGGTCCACAAGGGCACTGGGACCCTACTTCTTCTAGTAAATATTAA
- the yfkAB gene encoding radical SAM/CxCxxxxC motif protein YfkAB: MISDNKKVNVQKMSPNYDPWDPITSLRTYGKHVLTSVEMTVTHLCNMRCEHCAVGDMLVMKEAPYIPLDAMLKRLDEVEHLETISMTGGEPLFSKKTLDEVIVPLLKYAKDRGIKTQINSNLTLGMDRYEKLLPYLDVMHISFNYLNGDDFHEVGFANSGHPVSKQAAYRLYDTMIDNAHKLSEAGMFISAESMINYRTHTKLDQIHQLIVDMGCVRHEVHPMYSSNFASKLPVLSLNEVRTAIHKLLDARNKDIWMLFGTLPFYACSGLEEDRMLLRRLFEQENITVRNDPDGRNRVNVNLFSGDVYVTDFADIPSFGNISNQRLDDIFDQWTYGHPLNQKVNCHCDAVSCCGPNLIVADMYYKDIDFKTRKANRL, from the coding sequence ATGATTTCAGATAATAAAAAGGTTAATGTTCAGAAAATGTCACCCAACTATGATCCTTGGGATCCCATTACTTCTCTTCGCACCTATGGTAAGCACGTATTAACCAGTGTAGAGATGACCGTTACTCACCTATGTAACATGCGCTGTGAGCACTGTGCCGTTGGCGATATGTTAGTGATGAAGGAAGCGCCATACATTCCATTAGATGCGATGTTGAAACGATTAGATGAGGTTGAGCATCTAGAGACGATAAGTATGACAGGCGGAGAACCCCTTTTTAGTAAAAAAACTCTTGATGAGGTCATCGTACCTCTACTTAAATATGCTAAAGATCGTGGAATCAAAACACAGATTAATTCTAACCTCACATTGGGAATGGACCGTTATGAGAAGCTGCTTCCTTATCTTGATGTTATGCACATTTCATTCAATTATTTAAATGGGGATGATTTCCATGAAGTAGGGTTTGCAAATAGTGGACATCCTGTAAGTAAGCAAGCAGCATACCGCTTGTACGACACGATGATCGATAATGCTCATAAGCTTAGTGAAGCAGGAATGTTTATTTCTGCTGAGTCCATGATTAACTACCGTACACATACGAAGCTAGATCAAATACATCAGTTGATCGTAGACATGGGGTGTGTAAGGCATGAAGTTCATCCTATGTATTCCTCCAATTTTGCATCGAAACTTCCAGTCCTGTCTTTGAATGAGGTTAGAACAGCTATCCATAAATTACTGGATGCACGGAATAAGGATATTTGGATGTTGTTTGGGACATTGCCATTCTATGCTTGTAGTGGTCTTGAGGAAGATCGGATGTTATTACGTCGTCTATTCGAACAAGAGAATATTACGGTACGTAATGATCCCGATGGTCGAAACCGTGTGAACGTGAACCTTTTCTCGGGAGATGTTTACGTAACTGATTTTGCAGATATCCCTTCATTTGGTAATATTAGTAATCAGAGGCTTGATGATATTTTTGATCAATGGACATATGGCCATCCATTGAATCAGAAGGTCAACTGTCATTGCGATGCTGTCTCCTGTTGTGGTCCGAACTTAATTGTGGCAGACATGTATTACAAAGATATTGACTTCAAGACACGAAAGGCTAACAGATTATAG
- a CDS encoding methyl-accepting chemotaxis protein, translating to MFLKKAQANPLTSILKESRKLLKVVEENNFSGLLHVTEGSLEAKEIAENVNAVLELIRKSAQNTTVRLDLVTKAIQIGLWDMNVIAGDPVNPNNEFTWTDEFRQMIGYRDEMDFPNILDSWASKLHPEDQSRVLEDFTAHLNDHSGKTPYDLEYRLLLKSGEYRWFQATGTTIRDKNGVPLRVAGALLDIHDAKVKGQELEALVTRYDLINRALVEAPWDMTVVAGDVVNPENEFWWSQQFRQTLGYNNEEDFPNVFSSWSSRLHPEDHERTIQAFADHMNDHSGQTPYDLDYRLLLKSGEYRWYHAGGETIRDDKGVPLRVAGTLRDVTHEKNKVEVVQVMNTKMKQLSESISEMVRGINSVTDQAQELTIAQEQSTDAAHKAKISADQTKNISVFIREIANQTNLLGLNASIEAARAGEMGRGFAIVAEEVRKLSIHSADATTNIENSLSGMQELIEEILYHIGNMTTLTQTQAALTEQVNASMDEINSMSQALVDFAKKI from the coding sequence ATGTTTTTAAAGAAAGCTCAAGCTAATCCACTCACTTCCATATTGAAAGAAAGTAGAAAATTATTAAAAGTTGTTGAAGAGAATAATTTTTCTGGATTACTTCATGTAACGGAAGGTTCCTTAGAAGCGAAAGAAATTGCAGAGAATGTGAACGCTGTATTGGAACTTATAAGAAAATCTGCCCAAAACACAACTGTACGTCTTGATTTGGTCACCAAAGCTATTCAAATCGGTTTGTGGGATATGAATGTAATAGCGGGTGATCCCGTGAATCCTAACAATGAATTTACATGGACGGATGAATTTCGCCAAATGATCGGCTATCGGGATGAAATGGATTTCCCTAACATTCTTGATAGCTGGGCGTCTAAGCTCCATCCCGAAGATCAAAGTAGAGTGCTTGAGGATTTTACGGCTCACTTGAATGACCATTCGGGTAAAACTCCTTATGACCTGGAATACCGATTGTTACTGAAAAGTGGTGAGTATCGTTGGTTCCAAGCCACAGGTACAACAATTAGGGATAAGAATGGCGTTCCGCTACGGGTAGCAGGTGCACTATTGGATATACATGATGCCAAGGTCAAAGGCCAAGAGCTTGAGGCTCTGGTAACACGTTACGATCTGATCAATCGAGCATTGGTTGAAGCACCTTGGGATATGACTGTTGTTGCAGGGGATGTGGTCAATCCAGAGAATGAATTTTGGTGGTCACAGCAATTCAGACAAACGCTTGGATATAACAATGAGGAGGACTTCCCGAATGTATTCAGCAGTTGGAGTAGCAGATTACATCCTGAAGACCATGAACGGACCATCCAAGCTTTTGCTGACCATATGAATGACCATTCAGGACAAACCCCATATGATCTTGATTATCGTCTTCTTCTAAAAAGCGGTGAGTATCGCTGGTATCATGCAGGAGGAGAAACTATTCGTGATGATAAGGGTGTGCCACTGCGAGTGGCTGGAACGTTAAGAGATGTTACCCATGAGAAGAATAAAGTAGAAGTCGTACAAGTAATGAATACTAAAATGAAACAACTTTCTGAATCGATTAGTGAGATGGTTAGAGGTATTAATTCCGTAACAGATCAAGCACAAGAGCTGACTATTGCACAGGAGCAATCCACAGATGCTGCCCATAAGGCCAAAATTAGTGCGGATCAAACAAAAAATATCTCGGTTTTTATTAGAGAAATTGCCAATCAAACAAATTTATTGGGGTTGAATGCTTCCATTGAAGCGGCACGTGCTGGTGAGATGGGGCGTGGTTTTGCCATCGTTGCTGAAGAGGTTCGTAAATTATCCATTCATAGCGCGGATGCGACCACGAATATCGAGAATAGCTTGAGTGGTATGCAGGAACTTATTGAGGAGATTCTATATCATATCGGTAATATGACGACTTTAACACAGACTCAGGCCGCGTTGACTGAGCAGGTAAATGCATCGATGGATGAAATTAATAGTATGTCGCAAGCTTTAGTTGATTTTGCAAAAAAGATATAA
- a CDS encoding MMPL family transporter produces MERIEKGIPWVLFFIIIMTYGVLLFAFRSIILPLKAVIMNLLSLGASMGIVVIVFQNGYGAFIFTDNEIMKAMGLGMTVAVILDVSIIRILLVPALKKLLGRANWWSPAWMFKRRR; encoded by the coding sequence ATGGAACGAATTGAAAAAGGGATACCCTGGGTTCTTTTTTTCATAATTATAATGACCTATGGTGTCCTTCTATTTGCCTTTCGTTCTATTATTCTTCCGCTAAAAGCGGTTATTATGAATTTGCTAAGTTTGGGAGCAAGTATGGGGATTGTCGTTATTGTATTTCAGAACGGTTATGGTGCTTTCATCTTTACGGATAATGAGATCATGAAGGCAATGGGGCTTGGTATGACAGTAGCAGTGATATTAGATGTATCTATTATTAGAATTCTACTCGTTCCGGCTCTAAAGAAATTACTTGGTAGAGCCAATTGGTGGAGTCCAGCATGGATGTTTAAGAGGCGCCGATGA
- a CDS encoding HD-GYP domain-containing protein, whose translation MRLLPIHMLQQGMKIGKKIYSDEGLILLAEGVELNTSIIRRLNELGIGYIYIQDALTEDIEIPEVIHEETRRKALQTIRTQFQSLSKTSTISKGGYHLGKSFSGMMDSILDDLGSQDVSMIMLTDMNMTDHYLYKHSLNVCVYTLILGIVNGYSRDQLSVLGMGALLHDIGKTQTSKKLLDKPSKLSEEEYQQMKAHTEIGFKILKDEPNIPLLSAHCALQHHERLNGTGYPHGLKGSEIHEYAQWIGLTDSYDAMTSHRVYRQAMLPHQAMEVMYAGSGTLYDQKKLELFRDKVAIYPPGMSVKLSTGETGVVSKIDSNMPQRPVVRVMTNSSGELYEAPYDLDLTQVLSVVVTHVGDIES comes from the coding sequence TTGCGGTTATTACCTATTCACATGTTGCAGCAGGGGATGAAGATTGGAAAGAAAATATATAGTGATGAAGGTTTAATTTTGTTAGCAGAGGGAGTAGAATTAAACACATCTATTATACGTCGCTTAAATGAACTTGGTATTGGATATATCTACATCCAAGATGCTTTAACGGAAGACATTGAGATTCCAGAAGTGATTCATGAAGAGACTAGAAGAAAAGCTCTCCAAACGATTCGCACCCAATTTCAGAGTCTCTCGAAGACCTCTACGATTTCCAAAGGGGGTTATCATTTAGGTAAAAGTTTCTCAGGAATGATGGATTCCATCCTAGATGATCTGGGATCTCAAGATGTTTCTATGATTATGTTGACGGATATGAATATGACAGATCATTATTTATATAAGCATTCACTAAATGTATGTGTGTATACCTTAATTCTAGGAATTGTAAATGGTTATAGTCGAGATCAGTTATCTGTATTAGGTATGGGCGCTCTGCTCCACGATATCGGCAAGACACAGACATCGAAGAAGTTGCTGGATAAACCAAGCAAACTGAGTGAAGAGGAATATCAACAGATGAAGGCTCATACTGAAATTGGTTTTAAAATATTGAAAGATGAGCCGAATATTCCTTTGTTATCAGCACATTGCGCACTACAGCATCATGAACGTCTCAATGGAACAGGGTATCCCCATGGACTCAAAGGTTCAGAAATTCATGAATATGCACAGTGGATTGGCTTAACGGATTCTTATGATGCTATGACATCCCATAGGGTATATAGACAGGCCATGTTACCTCATCAAGCGATGGAGGTTATGTATGCAGGTTCAGGGACACTCTATGATCAGAAGAAATTAGAGTTGTTTCGTGATAAGGTAGCTATCTATCCTCCGGGAATGTCGGTGAAATTGAGTACAGGTGAAACTGGGGTTGTGTCTAAAATTGATAGTAATATGCCCCAACGGCCCGTAGTTCGTGTAATGACTAATTCATCTGGGGAATTATACGAGGCTCCTTATGACTTGGATTTGACTCAGGTTCTGTCGGTTGTTGTTACCCACGTTGGGGACATAGAATCTTGA
- a CDS encoding HD-GYP domain-containing protein: protein MRVHVTDLKPGDTLLSDTFNRVGLHVLSKGTVLKTEGISQLVKHNIEYVDVEPVTEDDILKESAALQDYLYKTKPQLSQVVKGFGNLFLEAANTGKVNDTVVDDIMEPLVDQLRDHTDVVSLLLALDQKDDYTYHHSMQVGMLSYYIASWLGYSQEDCYTVGKAGYLHDIGKCRIPLEILNKPGKLTPQEFDQIKLHTTYGYEIIRESSSDKDIALVALQHHERDDGSGYPLQRSEHEVHPFSQIVAVADVYSAMTTKRVYQSKQELLVVLREIHSLSFGKLAPKPTQAFIRHMLPNFIGKKVLLSSGQSGIIIMTNPIDYFRPLVQIDTLFIDLSVERSLYINEIYM, encoded by the coding sequence ATGAGAGTACATGTAACGGATTTAAAACCCGGTGATACTTTACTATCGGATACATTTAATAGAGTTGGATTACATGTCCTTTCAAAAGGAACTGTTCTGAAGACAGAAGGAATCAGCCAGCTAGTTAAACATAACATCGAATATGTCGACGTCGAACCTGTGACAGAAGACGATATTCTAAAAGAATCAGCTGCTCTTCAGGATTATCTCTATAAGACTAAACCTCAACTATCTCAAGTTGTAAAAGGTTTTGGCAACCTCTTTCTTGAAGCAGCGAATACCGGTAAAGTGAATGATACTGTGGTTGATGACATCATGGAACCTTTAGTCGATCAACTAAGAGATCACACCGATGTTGTATCTTTATTACTTGCACTTGATCAAAAAGATGATTATACATATCATCATTCTATGCAAGTAGGTATGCTATCTTATTACATAGCTTCATGGCTTGGCTATTCTCAAGAAGATTGCTACACCGTTGGTAAGGCAGGCTATTTACATGACATAGGTAAATGTAGAATCCCCCTTGAAATTTTGAATAAACCGGGCAAATTAACCCCTCAAGAGTTTGATCAAATCAAGCTGCATACGACTTATGGATACGAGATTATTCGTGAATCCAGCTCCGATAAGGATATAGCACTCGTTGCATTACAACATCACGAACGTGACGATGGTAGTGGTTATCCGCTTCAACGTTCGGAGCATGAAGTACATCCATTCTCACAAATAGTAGCCGTTGCCGATGTTTATAGCGCAATGACAACGAAGCGAGTATACCAATCGAAGCAAGAGCTATTAGTCGTTCTACGGGAAATTCATAGTCTAAGCTTCGGTAAGCTCGCCCCTAAACCCACGCAAGCTTTTATACGACATATGCTTCCTAACTTCATTGGCAAGAAAGTATTACTCTCTTCCGGCCAATCGGGGATCATCATTATGACAAATCCAATCGATTATTTCCGCCCATTAGTACAAATAGATACGCTCTTTATTGATTTATCTGTTGAACGGTCATTATATATTAATGAAATATATATGTAA
- a CDS encoding bifunctional metallophosphatase/5'-nucleotidase, whose protein sequence is MALDHNGHLTIFHTNDIHSHFETVSSIAALINYEKSMVSDSPVLLLDIGDHMDRMAMETEGSMGQVNADILNLTGYDAITIGNNEGLTFTPDILSSAYAGLLCPIVCCNIREVEGGTSPPWMKDYIILTKGDITIGITGATAPYDNFYRLIGWRALEPISALEEQIKYLRPRVDILIVLSHLGLPTDRLLAEQVEGIDLILGGHTHHLLEEPLFIGNTAICATGKFGQYVGKVTMQRDQEGGFRVISGKCLPVDLSLVEDTITEALMIHQKQAETVLNQTVAVTDRVLPLNLDDQESPFGNLLAQSLYYFTACELSMVNAGQLLGSLHEGEISSGLLHSLCPSPINVSVLKLKGSDIRYILEQSLLPEFTEKKITGYGFRGKVLGSMALDGVKVLYDSQRIPYDRIIEVSVQGEPLIDIKEYVVGTIDMFTFRVGYERIADGQDIRYIMPEFLRDILRTELQRPGSLDESYEARWIDVSQTKHDEMDY, encoded by the coding sequence ATGGCCTTGGATCATAACGGACATTTAACCATTTTTCATACAAATGATATACATAGCCATTTTGAAACAGTGAGCTCGATCGCAGCGTTGATTAATTATGAGAAATCTATGGTTTCAGATAGTCCAGTTTTACTTCTGGATATAGGTGATCATATGGATCGCATGGCAATGGAGACAGAAGGAAGTATGGGACAGGTCAATGCAGATATTCTGAATCTTACAGGATATGATGCGATAACGATCGGTAACAATGAAGGACTGACATTTACTCCAGATATTCTAAGCAGTGCATATGCTGGATTGTTATGTCCTATTGTCTGCTGTAATATTCGAGAGGTAGAAGGGGGAACGTCCCCACCGTGGATGAAAGACTATATCATCTTGACCAAGGGTGATATTACGATAGGAATTACAGGAGCAACCGCGCCATATGATAATTTCTATAGATTAATCGGTTGGAGAGCGCTTGAGCCTATTTCCGCGTTAGAGGAACAAATTAAATATCTCAGACCACGAGTGGACATTCTTATCGTGTTATCGCATTTAGGATTACCTACGGATCGTTTATTAGCAGAACAGGTTGAAGGTATTGATCTCATATTGGGAGGACATACGCACCATCTGCTGGAAGAGCCCCTATTCATTGGAAATACAGCGATTTGCGCAACAGGTAAGTTCGGACAATATGTAGGTAAAGTAACCATGCAGCGAGATCAAGAAGGGGGATTCAGAGTTATATCGGGCAAGTGCTTACCTGTTGATCTTTCACTTGTAGAAGATACGATTACTGAAGCGCTCATGATACATCAGAAACAAGCAGAGACTGTCTTAAATCAAACAGTTGCTGTAACGGATCGAGTCTTACCTTTGAATCTAGATGATCAAGAGTCACCTTTTGGAAATTTACTAGCTCAATCGTTATATTATTTCACAGCGTGTGAGCTTTCGATGGTGAATGCTGGACAGCTTCTTGGTTCACTTCATGAGGGTGAAATTAGTAGCGGGCTTCTGCATAGCCTATGTCCATCGCCTATTAATGTGAGTGTTCTTAAACTAAAAGGATCTGACATACGTTATATTCTTGAACAGAGTTTGTTACCTGAGTTTACAGAAAAGAAGATTACGGGGTACGGTTTTCGCGGAAAGGTTTTAGGAAGCATGGCTCTTGATGGAGTTAAAGTCTTGTACGATAGTCAACGAATCCCTTATGATAGAATTATTGAAGTTAGCGTTCAAGGAGAACCTCTGATTGACATCAAGGAGTATGTTGTAGGAACCATCGATATGTTCACCTTCAGAGTGGGCTACGAAAGAATTGCTGACGGGCAGGATATAAGATACATTATGCCGGAGTTTTTAAGAGATATTCTTCGAACAGAGCTCCAGCGGCCAGGTAGTCTTGATGAGAGCTATGAAGCTAGATGGATTGACGTATCTCAAACCAAACATGATGAAATGGATTACTGA